Proteins encoded within one genomic window of Vanrija pseudolonga chromosome 3, complete sequence:
- the Pxmp4 gene encoding Peroxisomal membrane protein 4, whose protein sequence is MASAIQSIIMNPSYHDLLAVVKGARNGLVYGVKVRFPHALVMAALFSHKPWSQRIHGILTATRTHALSLAKFVTIYKVLLLVQKKLNGGKERDLDTFIAGGLGGWWVFGERTPINEQIVLYIMSRALITLVPRLYNTTPNPPKYPFSPLPHPLPGLTTPEANPRPIPPAASPFALIAALSWAGVMYMFRHRGERLQPGIVNSMRYLYHDSESWHNLKTLLWHNK, encoded by the exons ATGGCCAGCGCAATCCAGTCGATCATTATGaa CCCGTCGTACCACGACCTCCTGGCCGTGGTCAAGGGCGCGCGCAACGGTCTCGTCTACGGCGTCAAGGTGCGCTTCCCGCACGCGCTCGTCATGGCCGCCCTCTTCTCCCACAAGCCGTGGAGCCAGCGCATCCACGGCATCctgacggcgacgcgcacgcacgcgctcaGCCTCGCCAAGTTTGTCACCATCTACAAGGTGCTTCTGCTGGTGCAGAAGAAGctcaacggcggcaaggagcgTGATCTCGACACGTTCATCGCTGGCGGTCTCGGCGGTTGGTGGGTCTTTGGCGAGAGGACGCCG ATCAACGAGCAGATCGTCCTCTACATCatgtcgcgcgcgctcatcACGCTCGTGCCGCGCCTGTACAACACGACGCCAAACCCACCAAAGTACCCCTTCTCGCCGCTCCCCCACCCGCTCCCCGGTCTCACGACCCCCGAGGCCAACCCCCGCCCCATCCccccggccgcctcgccgttcGCTCTCATCGCGGCCCTCTCGTGGGCAGGCGTCATGTACATGTTCCGCCaccgcggcgagcgtctcCAGCCCGGTATCGTCAACTCGATGC GCTACCTCTACCACGACTCCGAGTCGTGGCACAACCTCAAGACCCTGCTCTGGCACAACAAGTAA
- the SPAC5H10.03 gene encoding putative phosphatase SPAC5H1003 — translation MLTHTMLDARTKRIYLVRHAQAVHNVVSDWDIADANLTRIGRQQATRLHPATRDTFQQTAELLVSSPLRRTMETTLLAFPDLKSRLEAERKQGVVLLDLAQEVSDLPCDTPTFPLSELEESNEAQFRNAGLDFSTLSPDYASKQGIFDPDRAAERARVLRQWLRDRPEREIVLVAHGDILRYMVDGYHSSRKWNNTEVREFGFASQDDGDALLVERDYSWPPSPASSVMSSSPTPSM, via the exons ATGCTCACCCACACAATGTTGGACGCAAGGACAAAGCGTATCTACCTCGTCCGCCACGCCCAGGCAGTACACAA CGTCGTCAGCGACTGGGACA TCGCCGATGCAAACCTCACGCGCATCGGACGCCAGCAGGCAACAAGACTACACCCCGCGACGCGTGACACTTTCCAGCAGACGGCCGAATTGCTTGTCTCGTCTCCA ctccgTCGAACAATGGAAACCACCCTCCTAGCCTTCCCCGACCTCAAGTCGCgactcgaggccgagcgcaagcagGGCGTTGttcttctcgacctcgcACAGGAAGTCTCAGA CTTGCCATGCGACACTCCCACCTTCCCACTGTCTGAACTGGAAGAGTCCAACGAAGCACAGTTCCGTAacgccggcctcgacttCAGCACCCTCTCGCCAGACTACGCCTCCAAGCAGGGCATCTTTGACCCCGACCGTGCTgcagagcgcgcgcgtgtcctGCGTCAGTGGCTGCGGGACCGGCCCGAGCGCGAGATTGTTT TGGTGGCACACGGCGACATTCTGCGGTACATGGTCGACGGGTACCACTCGTCGCGCAAGTGGAACAACACGGAAGTGCGCGAGTTTGGCTTTGCATCgcaggacgacggcgacgcatTGTTGGTCGAGCGCGACTACAGCTGGCCCCCTAGCCCAGCGTCGAGCGTcatgtcgtcgagcccgactCCCAGCATGTAA
- the RDH11 gene encoding Retinol dehydrogenase 11: MAAAAYTKTILITGGGSGIGLEAAKALAKDATTRVVIANRSAPTAELPPNIEYRKLDLGDLASVDGFVKTWPHGAINAVAFNAGIMPSGGVTHTPAGVETSFAINHLGHAALFFALKNASLLQPHARIVFTSSDLHNDRNPAPLYPFWESADDVAHARSAKTQNDGTRYCNSKLANALFSLALAHRVAESTDEKHKTWGVNTFDPGFVPGGGSQLARNQPFIMRALTDYVVPYFAFVFDWAGIETSTPPRSGAGLAAMLVSDAFAGKSGEYVRIDHVVDPSTQACDVKFQDELWDWTVAELGLSAGEAAV, encoded by the exons atggcagcagcagcatacACCAAGACCATCCTCATCacgggcggcgggagcggcatcgggctcgaggcggccaaagCCCTGGCCAAGGACGCGACCACGCGCGTGGTGATCGCGAaccgcagcgcgccgaccgccgaGCTCCCGCCCAACATCGAGTATCGCAAGCTCGACCTGGGCGACCTGGCCAGCGTGGACGGGTTCGTCAAGACGTGGCCGCACGGCGCGATCAACGCGGTAGCCTTCAACGCAGGCATCATGCCCAGCGGGGGGGTGACGCACACGCCCGCGGGCGTCGAGACGAGCTTCGCGATcaaccacctcggccacgcGGCCCTGTTCTTCGCGCTCAAGAACGCCAGCCTCCTCcagccgcacgcgcgcatcGTCTTCACCAGCTCGGACCTGCACAACGACAGGaaccccgcgccgctgtACCCTTTCTGGgagagcgccgacgacgtcgcgcacgcgcgcagcgccaAGACGCAGAACGACGGCACGCGGTACTGTAATTCCAAGCTTGCGAACGCGCTCTTCAGtctcgcgctggcgcaccGCGTCGCGGAGAGCACGGACGAGAAGCATAAGACGTGGGGCGTGAACACTTTCGACCCCGGCTTCGtgcccggcggcgggagcCAGCTCGCACGGA acCAGCCGTTCATCATGCGCGCGCTCACAGACTACGTCGTGCCGTACTTCGCCTTCGTGTTCGACTGGGCGGGCATCGAGACGTCCACGCCTCCGCGCAGCGGTGCCGGCCTGGCCGCGATGCTGGTCAGCGACGCGTTCGCCGGCAAGTCGGGCGAGTACGTCCGCATCGACCACGTCGTGGACCCGAGCACGCAGGCGTGCGACGTCAAGTTCCAGGACGAGCTGTGGGACTGGACTGTGGCGGAGCTTGGGCTgagcgcgggcgaggcggcggtcTGA
- the sdh3 gene encoding Succinate dehydrogenase cytochrome B subunit, mitochondrial, producing MSFIARPSLLRAVGTAPALRATLLGSRRFISTEKLNELENLKLLNAQRVLRPRSPDLAIYRPQLTWVASAAHRITGVAIGGAFYAAALVYLLHPIYPAIDSAHLIEFVHGLPTLVKGSLKALVAFPLTFHSFNGIRHLLWDVGKGLSIKGVYTSGYAVIAASVLSTLYLAFGL from the exons ATGTCGTTCATCGCCCGTCCTtcgctcctccgcgccgtcggcactG cgCCCGCGCTCCGCGCTACCCTTCTCGGCTCGAGGCG CTTCATCTCGACCGAGAAGctcaacgagctcgagaacCTCAAGCTCCTCAACGCCCAGCGCGTGCTGcgcccccgctcgcccgaccTCGCCATCTACCGTCCCCAGCTGACGTgggtcgcgtcggccgcgcaCCGTATCACGGGCGTGGCGATCGGCGGCGCCTTctacgccgcggcgctcgtctACCTCCTCCACCCCATCTACCCCGCCATCGACTCGGCCCACCTCATCGAGTTTGTCCACGGCCTCCCCACCCTCGTCAAGGGCTCCCTCaaggccctcgtcgccttcccGCTCACCTTCCACTCGTTCAACGGCATCCGCCACCTCCTGTGGGATGTTGGAAAGG GCCTCTCCATCAAGGGCGTCTACACCTCGGGCTACGCCGTCATTGCGGCCTCGGTCCTCTCGACCCTCTACCTCGCCTTCGGCCTCTAA
- the SPAC9.08c gene encoding putative protein: MATAALLQQPAPAPSALYYALLAAFHVFPIHAPLTLWVFDAPFGKFAKNVWGNVDGNRAWVVMEAVAPATFLATLAALGPPSTFHASVLAGLYLLHYLHRAFVSPLLLAPPRAPLHLIVVAAGIVFNLLNASLLARTLVYFPPGGGWTFRVGVVLWLVGFAGNVYHDEILHDLRRAPGHRLVSPQIDAPTRKSAAGGGRYKVPLGGLFALVSFPNYFCEWIEWTGYAIALSPHVLTRTPLFPGVMLAAPWAFVLAEVTAMLPRAVRGHAWYRRTFADYPPERRVVVPWVL, from the exons atggcgacggcggcactACTGCAGCAGCCCGCCCCGGCCCCCTCGGCGCTCTACTACGCCCTCCTGGCGGCGTTCCACGTCTTTCCAATCCACGCGCCGCTCACGCTGTGGGTGTTTGACGCGCCGTTTGGCAAGTTTGCAAAGAATGTCTGGGGGAATGTCGATGGGAATAGGGCTTGGGTGGTGATGGAGGCGGTTGCG CcggccaccttcctcgcaACACTCGCAGCCCTCGGCCCGCCGTCAACCTTCCACGCAAGCGTACTGGCAGGCCTATACCTCCTGCACTACCTGCACCGCGCGTTCGTCTCGccactcctcctcgctcccccGAGGGCACCGCTAcacctcatcgtcgtcgccgccggcatcgtGTTCAACCTCCTCAACGCGAGCTTGTTGGCCCGGACGCTGGTGTACTTCCCCCCTGGGGGCGGGTGGACTTTCCGCGTCGGTGTGGTGCTGTGGCTTGTCGGGTTCGCGGGGAACG TCTACCACGACGAAATCCTGCAcgacctccgccgcgcccccggccaccgcctcgtctcgccccagatcgacgcgccgacgcggaaGAGTGCggccgggggcgggcggTACAAGGTTCCCCTTGGGGGGCTGttcgcgctcgtgtcgttTCCAAACTACTTTTGCGAGTG GATCGAATGGACAGGCTACGCCATCGCCCTCTCCCCACACGTCCTCACCCGCACCCCCCTCTTCCCCGGCGTcatgctcgccgcgccgtgggCATTCGTCCTCGCCGAAGTCACAGCCATGctgccgcgcgcggtgcgcgggcACGCGTGGTACCGGCGCACATTTGCAGACTATCCCCCCGAACGGCGGGTGGTCGTGCCGTGGGTCCTGTAG
- the DDR48 gene encoding Stress protein DDR48 translates to MSNFLDNLRDKAQQVGDKLNPNTGGGVGQQSGQYGGNNNDDSYGSGNNNNSGFGSSGNDSYGSGNNNNSSSGFGGSGNDSYGSGGNSGGFGGSGQGQTGGRHHHRRDDDDNSGSGGGGFGGNNNNSSGGFGGSGNDSYGSGNNNSSGFGSSGNDSYGGGNNNSSFGSGNQGSGGFGSSDDSYGSGNQGGGLSGRQQGSGGGFGGNDDSYGSNQGGGLSGRQQQGGGGFGGNQGSGGYGGNQGSGGFGGNNNDY, encoded by the exons ATGTCT AACTTCCTTGACAACCTCCGCGACAAGGCccagcaggtcggcgacaaG CTCAACCCCaacaccggcggcggcgttggccaGCAGAGCGGCCAGtacggcggcaacaacaacgacgacagctACGGCTcgggcaacaacaacaactcgGGCTTTGGCTCGTCGGGCAACGACAGCTACGGCTctggcaacaacaacaactcgtcgtcgggcttcGGTGGCTCGGGCAACGACTCGTACGGCTCGGGTGGTAACTCTGGTGGCTTTGGCGGCTCGGGCCAGGGCCAGACCGGCggtcgccaccaccaccgccgcgacgacgacgacaactctggcagcggcggtggcggcttcggcggcaacaacaacaactcgtcgggcggcttcggcggctcgggcaacGACAGCTACGGCTCGGGTAACAACAACTCGTCGGGCTTCGGCTCGTCCGGCAACGActcgtacggcggcggcaacaacaactcgTCGTTCGGCTCGGGCAACCAGGGCTCTGGCGGCTTCGGCTCGTCGGACGACTCGTACGGCTCGGGCAACCAGGGCGGTGGCCTCTCTGGCCGCCAGCagggctcgggcggcggcttcggcggcaacgacgactCGTACGGCTCGAACCAGGGCGGTGGCCTCTCgggccgccagcagcagggcggcggcggcttcggcggtaaccagggcagcggcggctaCGGTGGCAACCAGGGCTCCGGCGGCTTCG gcggcaacaacaacgactACTAG
- the AAR2 gene encoding Protein AAR2 — MTSSLTPDQARALWDAGCFAVLTGLPEGSEYGIDGVFNAVKAFSGTKFLPPGLHILTWSPAAASGSASTLPLRSGYVHYFKPRERVALAWDAASEDVGAPRTDVSDAELQGLDKGLAPYPFGQLDVWKRLSGAVTTKIVTTVLGDGRVDGLAGADGETDAEVAHLAKAAGPLRTLKFPVFDLKRSWRDGATGDDRTKWVSDKSVLWEKVVAEVGGEYGPAALLGTLQLAFILVLNIWSYAALGAYRRLLTLLCRSASATASPESHGADKAAREVSIQLVATLAAQLDALPLTAFQTELPDLDVVYQDELEHLRRNLGHALGSPGWWSLAPKLRSAWAGLEASAKRFGWTLGPLPAGDEDSDEEDEEGEYAPVVVET; from the exons ATGACTTCCTCCCTCACGCCAGACCAGGCGCGTGCGCTCTGGGACGCGGGGTGCTTTGCCGTCTTGACTGGGCTGCCAGAAGGCAGCGAGTACGGCATCGACGGGGT CTTCAACGCCGTCAAGGCCTTCTCGGGCACAAAGTTCCTCCCGCCCGGGCTGCACATCCTAACCTGGTcgcccgcggccgcgtcAGGCTCGGCGTCAACACTCCCCTTGCGATCAGGCTACGTGCACTACTTCAAGCCGCGGGAGCGGGTCGCGCTGGCGTGggacgcggcgagcgaggatgttggcgcgccgcgcaccgacgtgagcgacgccgagctgcagggACTGGATAAGGGCCTCGCGCCGTACCCCTTTGGTCAGCTCGACGTGTGGAAGCGCCTCTCGGGCGCGGTGACGACCAAGATCGTCACCACCGTTCTGGgtgacggccgcgtcgacggcctcgctggcgccgatGGCGAAACGGACGCAGaggtcgcgcacctcgccaaggcggctGGGCCGCTACGTACCCTCAAGTTTCCCGTGTTCGACCTCAAGCGCAgctggcgcgacggcgcaaCGGGCGACGATAGGACCAAGTGGGTCAGCGACAAGAGCGTGCTCTGGGAGAAGGTCGTGGCGGAGGTGGGCGGTGAGTACG GCCccgctgccctcctcggcacgctACAGCTCGCCTTCATCCTAGTGCTCAACATATGGTCGTACGCCGCGCTGGGGGCGTACCGCCGCCTCCTGACCCTTCTTTGCCGCTCCGCGAgtgcgacggcgtcgcccgagtcgcACGGCGCAGacaaggcggcgcgcgaggtgtcCATCCAGCTCGTGGCCACActggcggcgcagctcgacgcgctcccgCTCACCGCGTTCCAGACCGAGCTGCcagacctcgacgtcgtgtaccaggacgagctggagcaCCTCCGCCGTAACCTCGGCCACGCGCTCGGCTCCCCCGGCTGGTGGTCGCTCGCGCCCAAGCTGCGCTCTGCGTGGGCCGGGCTCGAGGCCAGCGCGAAGCGGTTCGGGTGGACTCTTGGCCCGCTGCCTGCGGGCGATgaggactcggacgaggaggacgaggagggcgagtaTGCGCCGGTCGTTGTGGAGACGTAG
- the Kdm8 gene encoding JmjC domain-containing protein 5, whose protein sequence is MIAPARTIPNLSAAALRTYLSAPAPRPLVLPGLVGHWSASAEWQRPDFGALRRQVGEHTAVEVELAPRGRGYLDDRWARHTMGFGAYAQLSQLTPGLFLDAFVLHKIPSADPAALPVGYLAQADLLDSPSAPQLAAAAPPLEHYATGPRGDVYRRNLWVGPAGSFTPFHRDPNIGLYTQVAGAKVFHLLPPGAHAGPSAPVFETSKKRGNTSRLPVAVGALLGGEGEGDGAGLEGMDEAERTRWRSALAAAFELDGACEARLSPGDSVLIPEGWWHSAVGLDAGVGVNAWFR, encoded by the coding sequence ATGATAGCCCCAGCACGCACAATACCAAACCtcagcgcggccgcgctgcgaACCTACCTctccgccccggcgccgcggccgctcgTCCTCCCGGGCCTCGTGGGGCACtggagcgccagcgccgagtgGCAGAGGCCCGACTTCGGGGCACTCCGGCGGCAGGTCGGCGAACacaccgccgtcgaggtcgagctcgcgcccagggggcgggggtacctcgacgaccggTGGGCGCGGCACACGATGGGTTTTGGTGCGTATGCTCAGCTCtcccagctgacgccaggcctcttcctcgacgcgTTCGTCCTGCACAAGATCCCCTcggccgaccccgccgccttGCCAGTCGGATACCTCGCCCAAGCGGAcctgctcgactcgccctccgcgccgcagctcgcggctgccgcgccgccgctggagCACTATGCCACCGGACCGAGGGGAGACGTGTACCGGCGCAACCTTTGGGTCGGGCCCGCGGGGAGCTTTACGCCGTTCCACCGCGATCCGAACATTGGGCTGTATACCCAGGTCGCTGGCGCAAAGGTGttccacctcctccctccgGGCGCTCACGCtgggccctcggcgccagtgtTCGAGACGAGCAAGAAGCGGGGGAATACCAGCCGCTTACCGGTCGCTGttggcgcgctgctcggaggagaaggggagggggacgggGCGGGTCTCGAGGGCATGGACGAGGCTGAGCGGAcacgctggcgctcggccctcgctgctgcgttcgagctcgacggcgcgtgcGAGGCCCGCCTTAGCCCGGGCGACTCGGTGCTCATCCCCGAGGGGTGGTGGCACTCTGCTGTtgggctcgacgccggcgtggggGTCAATGCGTGGTTTAGGTAG